One genomic window of Streptomonospora nanhaiensis includes the following:
- the carB gene encoding carbamoyl-phosphate synthase large subunit: MPRRKDLKSVLVVGSGPIVIGQAAEFDYSGTQACRVLKAEGLRVVLVNSNPATIMTDPEIADATYVEPITPEMVEKIIAKERPDALLPTLGGQTALNTAVALHDSGVLAKYNVELIGANVEAIQSGEDRETFKGIVERVGGESARSRICHTIEECLAAAEELSYPVVVRPSFTMGGSGSGFAHNETELRRIAGQGLALSPTTEVLLEESILGWKEYELELMRDGHDNVVVVCSIENFDPMGVHTGDSVTVAPAMTLTDREYQRMRDLGIAIIRAVGVDTGGCNIQFAVHPDTGRIIVIEMNPRVSRSSALASKATGFPIAKIAAKLAVGYTLDEIPNDITAETPASFEPSLDYVVVKVPRFAFEKFPGADPALTTTMKSVGEAMAIGRSFAEALQKAMRSVEKSGIGLTWAGEPGDRDELLRAAATPGEHRLRLVQQALRAGATVEELHEATNIDPWFLDQMLLLEETARELAAAPKLDAASLRAAKRLGFSDLQIGEITGKSEEVVRELRHALGIHPVYLTVDTCAAEFAAKTPYLYSSYDEETEVPPGTRPKVIILGSGPNRIGQGVEFDYSCVHASFALAEAGYETVMVNCNPETVSTDYDTSDRLYFEPLTLEDVLEVVLAERAAGPVAGVIVQLGGQTPLGLARRLKEAGVPIVGTSPEAIDLAEDRGEFGKVLTDAGLPAPKHGTAHSFAEAKEVADEIGYPVMVRPSYVLGGRGMEIVYDEAMLADYIERNAEVSPEYPVLIDRFLDDAIEIDVDAIYDGTELYLGGIMEHIEEAGIHSGDSACALPAITLGHEDFERIRYSTEAIARGTGVRGLLNVQYALASGVLYVLEANPRASRTVPFVSKATAVPLAKAAARVMMGATVRELRAEGVLPAEGDGGPLPLDAPVAVKEAVLPFNRFIDRHGEGVDTVLGPEMRSTGEVMGLDVDFGAAYAKSQLAAYGSLPTSGTVFVSVANRDKRTMVFPVKRLADLGFEILATEGTAAVLRRNGVTARVVRKHSEGPGPDGEPTIVQLIHRGDVDLIVNTPFGSAGQAGPRLDGYEIRTAAVVRGVPSVTTVQGLAAAVQGIEALARGDIGVRSLQEHAAALQGARA, encoded by the coding sequence ATGCCGCGCCGTAAAGACCTGAAGTCCGTCCTCGTGGTCGGGTCCGGGCCGATCGTGATCGGGCAGGCGGCGGAGTTCGACTACTCCGGCACCCAGGCGTGCCGGGTGCTCAAGGCCGAGGGCCTGCGCGTCGTCCTGGTCAACTCCAACCCCGCCACGATCATGACCGACCCCGAGATCGCCGACGCCACCTACGTCGAGCCGATCACACCGGAGATGGTCGAGAAGATCATCGCCAAGGAGCGCCCCGACGCCCTGCTGCCCACCCTGGGCGGGCAGACCGCGCTCAACACCGCCGTGGCCCTGCACGACTCCGGCGTGCTGGCCAAGTACAACGTCGAGCTGATCGGCGCCAACGTCGAGGCCATCCAGTCCGGCGAGGACCGCGAGACCTTCAAGGGGATCGTGGAGCGCGTCGGCGGCGAGTCCGCCCGCTCGCGCATCTGCCACACCATCGAGGAGTGCCTGGCCGCCGCCGAGGAACTGAGCTACCCCGTGGTGGTGCGGCCCTCCTTCACCATGGGCGGCTCGGGCTCGGGCTTCGCCCACAACGAGACCGAGCTGCGCCGCATCGCCGGGCAGGGGCTCGCGCTCTCGCCCACCACCGAGGTCCTGCTGGAGGAGTCCATCCTCGGCTGGAAGGAGTACGAGCTGGAGCTGATGCGCGACGGCCACGACAACGTGGTCGTCGTCTGCTCCATCGAGAACTTCGACCCCATGGGCGTGCACACCGGCGACTCGGTCACCGTGGCCCCGGCCATGACCCTGACCGACCGCGAGTACCAGCGCATGCGCGACCTGGGCATCGCCATCATCCGCGCCGTGGGCGTGGACACCGGCGGCTGCAACATCCAGTTCGCCGTGCACCCCGACACCGGGCGCATCATCGTCATCGAGATGAACCCGCGCGTCTCGCGGTCCTCGGCGCTGGCCTCCAAGGCCACCGGGTTCCCCATCGCCAAGATCGCCGCCAAGCTCGCCGTGGGCTACACCCTCGACGAGATCCCCAACGACATCACCGCCGAGACCCCGGCCAGCTTCGAGCCGAGCCTGGACTACGTGGTGGTGAAGGTCCCGCGCTTCGCCTTCGAGAAGTTCCCCGGCGCCGACCCCGCCCTGACCACCACCATGAAGTCGGTGGGCGAGGCCATGGCCATCGGCCGCTCCTTCGCCGAGGCCCTGCAGAAGGCCATGCGCTCGGTCGAGAAGAGCGGCATCGGCCTGACCTGGGCGGGCGAGCCCGGCGACCGCGACGAGCTGCTGCGCGCCGCCGCCACCCCCGGCGAGCACCGGCTGCGCCTGGTCCAGCAGGCCCTGCGCGCCGGCGCCACCGTCGAGGAGCTGCACGAGGCCACCAACATCGACCCCTGGTTCCTGGACCAGATGCTGCTGCTGGAGGAGACCGCGCGCGAGCTGGCCGCGGCGCCCAAGCTCGACGCCGCCTCGCTGCGCGCGGCCAAGCGGCTGGGCTTCTCCGACCTCCAGATCGGCGAGATCACCGGCAAGTCCGAGGAGGTGGTGCGCGAGCTGCGGCACGCGCTGGGGATCCACCCCGTCTACCTCACGGTCGACACCTGCGCCGCGGAGTTCGCCGCCAAGACGCCCTACCTGTACAGCTCCTACGACGAGGAGACCGAGGTGCCCCCGGGCACCCGGCCCAAGGTGATCATCCTGGGCTCGGGCCCCAACCGCATCGGCCAGGGCGTGGAGTTCGACTACAGCTGCGTGCACGCGTCCTTCGCGCTGGCCGAGGCCGGCTACGAGACCGTGATGGTCAACTGCAACCCCGAGACCGTCTCCACCGACTACGACACCAGCGACCGGCTCTACTTCGAGCCGCTGACCCTGGAGGACGTGCTGGAGGTCGTGCTCGCCGAGCGCGCCGCCGGCCCGGTGGCCGGGGTCATCGTCCAGCTCGGCGGGCAGACCCCGCTGGGCCTGGCCCGCCGGCTCAAGGAGGCCGGGGTGCCCATCGTCGGCACCAGCCCCGAGGCCATCGACCTGGCCGAGGACCGCGGCGAGTTCGGCAAGGTCCTCACCGACGCCGGCCTGCCCGCGCCCAAGCACGGCACCGCGCACTCCTTCGCCGAGGCCAAGGAGGTCGCCGACGAGATCGGCTACCCGGTCATGGTGCGGCCCTCCTACGTGCTGGGCGGGCGCGGCATGGAGATCGTCTACGACGAGGCCATGCTCGCCGACTACATCGAGCGCAACGCCGAGGTCAGCCCGGAGTACCCGGTGCTGATCGACCGCTTCCTCGACGACGCCATCGAGATCGACGTCGACGCCATCTACGACGGCACCGAGCTGTACCTGGGCGGCATCATGGAGCACATCGAGGAGGCCGGGATCCACTCCGGCGACTCCGCGTGCGCCCTGCCCGCCATCACGCTGGGCCACGAGGACTTCGAGCGCATCCGCTACTCCACCGAGGCCATCGCCCGCGGCACCGGGGTGCGCGGCCTGCTCAACGTCCAGTACGCCCTGGCCTCGGGCGTGCTCTACGTGCTGGAGGCCAACCCGCGCGCCTCGCGCACCGTGCCGTTCGTGTCCAAGGCCACCGCCGTGCCGCTGGCCAAGGCCGCCGCGCGGGTCATGATGGGCGCCACCGTGCGCGAGCTGCGCGCCGAGGGCGTGCTGCCCGCCGAGGGCGACGGCGGCCCTCTGCCGCTGGACGCCCCCGTGGCGGTCAAGGAGGCGGTGCTGCCGTTCAACCGGTTCATCGACCGCCACGGCGAGGGCGTCGACACCGTGCTGGGCCCCGAGATGCGCTCCACCGGCGAGGTCATGGGCCTGGACGTCGACTTCGGCGCCGCCTACGCCAAGTCCCAGCTGGCCGCCTACGGGTCGCTGCCCACCAGCGGCACGGTGTTCGTGTCGGTGGCCAACCGCGACAAGCGCACCATGGTGTTCCCGGTCAAGCGGCTGGCCGACCTCGGCTTCGAGATCCTGGCCACCGAGGGCACCGCGGCGGTGCTGCGGCGCAACGGCGTGACCGCCCGCGTGGTGCGCAAGCACAGCGAGGGTCCCGGGCCCGACGGCGAACCCACTATCGT
- the carA gene encoding glutamine-hydrolyzing carbamoyl-phosphate synthase small subunit: MSSTAAGGPEHAEAILVLEDGRHFRGRSFGAPGETLGEIVFNTGMTGYQETLTDPSYHRQIVVMTAPHIGNTGVNDDDPESGRIWVAGYVVREPARVSSNWRAKRTLDEELRRQGVVGIALDGTRALTRHLRDRGAMRAAISTTETDPERLRERVLASPRMAGADLAGEVTTTEPYTVRPPEGVATRFRVAAVDLGIKAMTPQRLAERGCEVTVLPAATTAEEILALDPDGVFFSNGPGDPATADGAVAAMRGVLEARKPLFGICFGNQILGRALGLGTFKLRFGHRGVNQPVRDVHTRRVHITSHNHGFAVDAPLDGPFDTPYGRAEVSHVDLNDNVVEGLRLLDRPAFSVQYHPEAAAGPHDAAELFDAFCDLMAASSDPSASTGRPAQPAQS, encoded by the coding sequence GTGAGTTCAACAGCAGCAGGCGGACCTGAGCACGCCGAGGCGATCCTCGTCCTGGAGGACGGCCGGCACTTCAGGGGCCGCTCCTTCGGCGCGCCCGGCGAGACCCTGGGCGAGATCGTCTTCAACACCGGCATGACCGGCTACCAGGAGACCCTGACCGACCCGTCCTACCACCGCCAGATCGTCGTGATGACCGCGCCGCACATCGGCAACACCGGCGTCAACGACGACGACCCGGAGTCGGGCCGCATCTGGGTGGCCGGCTACGTGGTCCGCGAGCCCGCCCGCGTCTCCTCCAACTGGCGCGCCAAGCGCACCCTCGACGAGGAGCTGCGCCGCCAGGGCGTGGTGGGCATCGCGCTCGACGGCACCCGCGCGCTCACCCGCCACCTGCGCGACCGCGGGGCCATGCGCGCCGCCATCAGCACCACCGAGACCGACCCCGAGCGGCTGCGCGAGCGGGTCCTGGCCAGCCCGCGCATGGCCGGCGCCGACCTCGCCGGCGAGGTCACCACCACCGAGCCCTACACGGTGCGCCCGCCCGAGGGCGTGGCCACCCGCTTCCGCGTGGCGGCGGTGGACCTCGGCATCAAGGCCATGACCCCCCAGCGCTTGGCCGAGCGCGGCTGCGAGGTCACCGTGCTGCCCGCGGCCACCACCGCCGAGGAGATCCTGGCCCTGGACCCCGACGGCGTGTTCTTCAGCAACGGCCCCGGCGACCCCGCCACCGCCGACGGCGCCGTGGCGGCCATGCGCGGCGTGCTGGAGGCCCGCAAGCCGCTCTTCGGGATCTGCTTCGGCAACCAGATCCTGGGCCGCGCGCTGGGCCTGGGCACCTTCAAGCTGCGCTTCGGCCACCGGGGCGTCAACCAGCCGGTGCGCGACGTGCACACCCGCCGGGTCCACATCACCAGCCACAACCACGGGTTCGCGGTCGACGCCCCCCTCGACGGCCCGTTCGACACCCCCTACGGCCGCGCCGAGGTCAGCCACGTCGACCTCAACGACAACGTCGTGGAGGGCCTGCGGCTGCTCGACCGGCCCGCCTTCAGCGTCCAGTACCACCCCGAGGCCGCCGCAGGCCCGCACGACGCCGCCGAGCTGTTCGACGCGTTCTGCGACCTGATGGCCGCCTCGTCCGATCCGTCCGCGAGCACGGGCCGCCCGGCCCAGCCCGCGCAGTCGTAG
- a CDS encoding dihydroorotase, with protein sequence MTQSSAAYLIRGARVNGRDPADILIRDGVVAEVGPGLSAPDARVVEAHGLIALPGLVDLHTHLREPGREDAETVASGARAAAAGGYTAVHAMANTDPVADTAGVVEQVWRLGRESGHCDVQPVGAVTRGLAGERLAELGAMAESAAAVRVFSDDGMCVSDPLLMRRALEYVKAFDGVVAQHAQEPRLTEGAQMNEGVVSDRLGLAGWPAVAEEAIIARDCLLTEHVGSRLHVCHVSTKGSVQILRWAKSRGCDVTAEVTPHHLLLTDDLAEGYDPVYKVNPPLRTAEDVQALREALADGTIDCVATDHAPHPAEAKETEWATAAMGMLGLETALSIVQHTMVDTGLLDWDGVAERMSAAPARIGRLSGHGRPIAAGEPANVTLYQADTAWEVDPAALASKSANTPYRGMRLPGRVTATFLRGTPTVLDGKIQ encoded by the coding sequence ATGACCCAGAGCAGCGCCGCCTACCTGATCCGCGGCGCCCGCGTCAACGGGCGCGACCCCGCCGACATCCTCATCCGCGACGGAGTCGTGGCCGAGGTCGGCCCCGGCCTCAGCGCCCCCGACGCCCGCGTCGTGGAGGCCCACGGGCTCATCGCCCTGCCCGGCCTGGTCGACCTGCACACCCACCTGCGCGAACCCGGCCGCGAGGACGCCGAGACCGTGGCCAGCGGCGCCCGCGCCGCCGCCGCCGGCGGCTACACCGCCGTGCACGCCATGGCCAACACCGACCCCGTCGCCGACACCGCCGGCGTGGTCGAGCAGGTCTGGCGCCTGGGCCGGGAGTCCGGCCACTGCGACGTCCAGCCGGTGGGCGCCGTCACCCGCGGCCTGGCCGGCGAGCGCCTGGCCGAACTGGGCGCCATGGCCGAGTCCGCCGCCGCCGTGCGGGTGTTCTCCGACGACGGCATGTGCGTCTCCGACCCCCTGCTCATGCGCCGCGCCCTGGAGTACGTCAAGGCGTTCGACGGCGTCGTGGCCCAGCACGCCCAGGAGCCCCGGCTCACCGAGGGCGCGCAGATGAACGAGGGCGTGGTCTCCGACCGGCTCGGCCTGGCCGGGTGGCCGGCCGTCGCCGAGGAGGCGATCATCGCCCGCGACTGCCTGCTCACCGAGCACGTCGGCTCGCGGCTGCACGTCTGCCACGTCTCGACCAAGGGCTCGGTGCAGATCCTGCGCTGGGCCAAGAGCCGGGGCTGCGACGTCACCGCCGAGGTCACCCCCCACCACCTGCTGCTGACCGACGACCTGGCCGAGGGCTACGACCCCGTCTACAAGGTCAACCCGCCGCTGCGCACCGCCGAGGACGTCCAGGCCCTGCGCGAGGCCCTGGCCGACGGCACCATCGACTGCGTCGCCACCGACCACGCCCCCCACCCGGCCGAGGCCAAGGAGACCGAGTGGGCCACCGCCGCCATGGGCATGCTCGGCCTGGAGACCGCGCTGTCGATCGTGCAGCACACCATGGTCGACACCGGCCTGCTCGACTGGGACGGCGTCGCCGAGCGGATGTCGGCGGCACCGGCCCGCATCGGCCGCCTCAGCGGCCACGGCCGCCCGATCGCCGCAGGTGAACCCGCGAACGTTACCCTGTACCAGGCGGACACCGCCTGGGAGGTCGACCCGGCGGCCCTGGCCTCCAAGAGCGCCAACACCCCCTACCGGGGCATGCGGCTGCCCGGCCGCGTCACCGCCACGTTCCTGCGCGGCACCCCAACGGTCCTCGATGGGAAGATCCAGTGA
- a CDS encoding aspartate carbamoyltransferase catalytic subunit, translating to MRHLLSTGDLSREEATLVLDTAAELAQVSGRSVKKLPTLRGRTVVNLFYEDSTRTRTSFELAAKRLSADVVNFSAKGSSVSKGESLKDTALTLQAMGADGVVVRHAASGAAHRLAGWVDGAVLNAGDGTHEHPTQALLDAYTMRARMGRVEGLRVAVVGDVLHSRVARSNVLLLHTLGAEVTLVAPPTLMPVSVHTWPCAVSYDLDAVLPKSDVVMLLRVQAERMRHAFFPTAREYSRRYGLDRDRLARLPDDAIVMHPGPMVRGMEISAEVADSPRSTVNEQVANGVSVRMAVLYLLLGGS from the coding sequence ATGCGCCACCTGCTGTCCACCGGCGACCTCTCACGCGAGGAGGCCACGCTGGTGCTCGACACCGCCGCCGAACTCGCCCAGGTCAGCGGCCGGTCCGTGAAGAAGCTGCCCACCCTGCGCGGACGCACCGTGGTCAACCTCTTCTACGAGGACTCCACCCGCACCCGCACGTCCTTCGAGTTGGCCGCCAAGCGGCTCAGCGCCGACGTCGTCAACTTCTCGGCCAAGGGCTCCAGCGTCTCCAAGGGCGAGAGCCTCAAGGACACCGCTCTCACGCTGCAGGCCATGGGCGCCGACGGCGTGGTCGTGCGCCACGCCGCCTCCGGCGCGGCCCACCGGCTGGCCGGCTGGGTCGACGGCGCCGTGCTCAACGCCGGCGACGGCACCCACGAGCATCCCACCCAGGCGCTCCTGGACGCCTACACCATGCGCGCGCGCATGGGCCGCGTCGAGGGCCTGCGCGTGGCCGTCGTCGGCGACGTCCTGCACAGCCGCGTGGCCCGCTCCAACGTGCTCCTCCTGCACACCCTGGGTGCCGAGGTCACCCTGGTGGCGCCGCCCACCCTGATGCCGGTCTCGGTGCACACCTGGCCCTGCGCGGTCTCCTACGACCTCGACGCGGTCCTGCCCAAGAGCGACGTCGTGATGCTGCTGCGGGTCCAGGCCGAGCGGATGCGGCACGCGTTCTTCCCGACCGCGCGCGAGTACAGCCGCCGCTACGGCCTGGACCGCGACCGCCTCGCCCGCCTGCCCGACGACGCGATCGTCATGCACCCGGGCCCCATGGTCCGCGGCATGGAGATCTCCGCCGAGGTCGCCGACTCCCCGCGCAGCACCGTCAACGAGCAGGTGGCCAACGGCGTCAGCGTCCGCATGGCAGTGCTCTACCTGCTGCTGGGCGGGTCCTAG
- the pyrR gene encoding bifunctional pyr operon transcriptional regulator/uracil phosphoribosyltransferase PyrR — MCARKRAESDAEASGAADPTAPGTGTARTVLDGPEIQRALTRIAHEVLERTKGAHDVTLLGIPSRGVPLARRLAERIERVEGRAVPWGSLDITMYRDDLRLAPARALGRTDIPPQGIDGRVVVLVDDVLFSGRTVRAALDALSDIGRPRAVQLAILVDRGHRELPIRADYVGKNLPTSLRETVDVRLTETDGRDAVLLGPARPRPGEEDDR, encoded by the coding sequence GTGTGTGCGCGAAAACGCGCGGAAAGTGACGCCGAGGCGTCCGGGGCAGCCGATCCGACGGCTCCCGGCACCGGCACCGCGCGAACCGTCCTCGACGGTCCCGAGATCCAGCGGGCCCTGACCCGCATCGCCCACGAGGTCCTGGAGCGCACCAAGGGCGCCCACGACGTCACCCTGCTGGGCATCCCCTCCCGCGGCGTCCCGCTGGCCCGCCGCCTGGCCGAGCGCATCGAGCGCGTCGAGGGCCGCGCCGTCCCCTGGGGCTCCCTCGACATCACCATGTACCGCGACGACCTCCGCCTGGCGCCCGCGCGCGCCCTGGGCCGCACCGACATCCCGCCCCAGGGAATCGACGGCCGCGTGGTCGTCCTCGTCGACGACGTGCTGTTCTCCGGCCGCACCGTGCGCGCCGCGCTGGACGCCCTCAGCGACATCGGCCGCCCCCGCGCGGTGCAGCTGGCCATCCTGGTCGACCGCGGCCACCGCGAGCTGCCCATCCGCGCCGACTACGTCGGCAAGAACCTGCCCACGTCGCTGCGCGAGACCGTCGACGTCCGGCTCACCGAAACCGACGGCCGCGACGCCGTGCTGCTGGGCCCGGCCCGGCCGCGCCCCGGCGAGGAGGACGACCGCTGA